One genomic segment of Suncus etruscus isolate mSunEtr1 chromosome 15, mSunEtr1.pri.cur, whole genome shotgun sequence includes these proteins:
- the VSIG10 gene encoding V-set and immunoglobulin domain-containing protein 10 — MAPRGPPRALWFLLNLLGALLASRGWVAAGPEAITVIGEVHRNVTLPCGNISGPRGQVTWYRNDSELIFLQSSNPRALPVEPRFSLALDASLNIERLILEDEGNYTCQEDLNQTRSFHVELRMASGPNQVQVDIVATGTLPNGTLYAAKGSQVTFSCSSNSSWPPALVEWSFGVPGSRTESFGSQLVACNFSLLQMSHNLQGNYTCTATNTLSGRLRKVVTELLVYSLPPSVPQCWAEMSPTSPVLRLTCRWDGGYPDPTFLWTEEPGGVVLGKSQIGVEILNQSQLMDGKKFQCAASHILGPESGSSCMVQIRSPSVLSEPMRTCFNGGDVTFTCQVAGAYPPAKILWLRNLTQPAGLITPSSRHLITHSGQSSTLTILNCSQGLDEGYYVCRAENPVGVREVDIWLSVKEPVNIGGIVGTIVSLLLLGLAVISGLVFYYSPGICWKVGNTFRGQDLGDVMVLVDSEEEEEQEEDAAVEEEEEEEGPERDEFPKEIHKHSHIHRVTALVNGNMGQMANGLQALQDDNSEQQSNLVLEEDRPV; from the exons ATGGCACCGAGAGGACCACCGCGCGCGCTTTGGTTCCTGCTGAATCTTCTTGGGGCTCTCCTCGCCAGCCGCGGCTGGGTCGCTGCag GACCTGAAGCCATTACTGTCATCGGAGAGGTTCATAGGAATGTGACTCTGCCCTGTGGCAACATTTCGGGACCCAGGGGGCAAGTGACCTGGTACCGGAATGACTCGGAACTCATCTTCCTCCAGTCCTCCAACCCCAGAGCCCTGCCGGTAGAACCTCGCTTTTCTCTGGCCCTCGATGCCTCCCTGAATATTGAGAGGCTAATCCTGGAGGATGAGGGGAACTACACATGCCAGGAGGACCTGAACCAGACGAGAAGTTTCCATGTGGAGCTGCGCATGGCCA GTGGCCCCAACCAGGTACAAGTTGACATTGTTGCAACTGGCACCCTGCCCAACGGGACCCTGTATGCAGCCAAAGGCTCTCAGGTCACCTTCAGCTGCAGCAGCAACAGCTCGTGGCCCCCGGCCCTCGTGGAGTGGTCTTTCGGGGTGCCGGGGTCCAGGACTGAGTCCTTTGGAAGTCAGCTGGTGGCCTGCAACTTCTCGCTCCTTCAGATGTCACACAATCTTCAGGGAAATTACACCTGCACAGCTACCAACACACTCAGTGGGAGACTCCGAAAGGTGGTCACCGAGCTCCTGGTCTACT CTCTGCCTCCATCCGTGCCACAGTGTTGGGCAGAGATGTCGCCAACTTCACCTGTCCTGCGCCTCACCTGCCGCTGGGATGGGGGGTACCCGGATCCCACCTTCCTGTGGACAGAAGAGCCAGGGGGTGTGGTCCTGGGGAAGTCCCAGATTGGAGTGGAGATACTGAACCAGTCACAGCTGATGGATGGCAAGAAGTTCCAGTGTGCTGCGAGCCATATCCTCGGACCCGAGTCGGGGTCCAGCTGCATGGTACAGATCC GGAGCCCCTCCGTACTCTCAGAACCCATGAGGACTTGCTTCAATGGGGGTGACGTGACATTCACCTGCCAGGTGGCTGGTGCTTATCCCCCCGCCAAGATCCTGTGGCTGAGGAACCTCACACAGCCCGCAGGCCTCATCACCCCGAGTAGCCGTCATCTCATCACGCACAGTGGCCAGAGCTCCACGCTCACCATCCTCAACTGCTCCCAGGGCCTGGACGAGGGATACTACGTGTGCCGGGCCGAGAACCCCGTGGGGGTGCGGGAAGTCGACATCTGGCTGAGTGTGAAAG AGCCTGTCAACATCGGGGGGATTGTGGGAACCATTGTGAGCCTTCTGCTGCTGGGCCTGGCTGTAATCTCAGGGCTGGTGTTCTATTACAGTCCAGGAATTTGCTGGAAAG tTGGAAACACGTTCAG GGGCCAGGACCTGGGTGATGTCATGGTGCTGGTGGAttcagaagaagaggaggagcaggaggaagatGCTGCtgtagaggaagaggaagaagaggaaggaccAGAGAGGGATGAGTTTCCCAAAGAAATCCACAAGCACAGCCATATCCACAGAGTGACCGCCCTTGTGAACGGGAACATGGGCCAGATGGCCAACGGCCTGCAGGCTCTGCAAG ATGACAACAGTGAGCAACAGAGCAACCTGGTTCTAGAAGAAGACAGGCCTGTGTGA